One genomic segment of Vulgatibacter sp. includes these proteins:
- a CDS encoding hemerythrin domain-containing protein, with protein sequence MHPIFDYLEADHDRLETLLDEATREPGWIEPEPFAAFRRGLLRHIGIEEKLLFAAARKARGVPVADFARLRADHARLTALLVPTPTDAIVAEIRAILGPHNEIEERAEGTYAECIDAIGAEADALFARIRATPEPPVRPHYDDRLPLLLQSDRDS encoded by the coding sequence ATGCACCCGATCTTCGACTACCTGGAAGCGGACCACGACCGGCTCGAGACGCTGCTCGACGAGGCGACGCGGGAGCCGGGTTGGATCGAGCCCGAGCCCTTCGCCGCCTTCCGCCGCGGGCTCCTCCGCCACATCGGGATCGAGGAGAAGCTCCTCTTCGCCGCGGCCCGCAAGGCGCGCGGGGTGCCGGTCGCGGACTTTGCGCGGCTGCGCGCCGATCATGCGCGGCTCACCGCGCTCCTCGTCCCCACGCCGACCGATGCGATCGTCGCCGAGATCCGCGCCATCCTCGGACCCCACAACGAGATCGAGGAGCGGGCGGAGGGCACCTACGCCGAATGCATCGACGCGATCGGTGCGGAGGCCGACGCGCTCTTCGCGCGGATCCGGGCGACGCCGGAGCCGCCGGTGCGGCCCCACTACGACGACAGGCTGCCGCTCCTCCTGCAGAGCGACCGCGACTCCTGA
- a CDS encoding hemerythrin domain-containing protein: protein MRQSWIAELEENHRDHEAILAGVIASLRAAEPDVRGARSAAARLHTDLHLHVAYAQEVLGPWAERLLADGAVVRARMEQDHDVLQAALTAARYALHLRAIDKALQQFEALADGLRRHTAWEQALSLRLRQARKARTASGS from the coding sequence GTGCGCCAGTCCTGGATTGCCGAGCTGGAGGAGAACCACCGCGACCACGAGGCGATCCTTGCCGGTGTGATCGCCTCGCTGCGCGCGGCGGAGCCCGACGTGCGGGGCGCCCGTTCCGCGGCGGCGCGGCTCCACACCGATCTGCACCTGCACGTCGCCTACGCGCAGGAGGTCCTCGGCCCGTGGGCGGAGCGGCTCCTGGCAGACGGCGCCGTCGTGCGTGCGCGGATGGAGCAGGATCACGACGTGCTGCAGGCTGCGCTGACGGCTGCCCGCTACGCGCTCCACCTTCGCGCGATCGACAAGGCGCTGCAGCAATTCGAGGCGCTCGCGGACGGGCTCCGGCGCCACACCGCGTGGGAGCAGGCGCTCTCGCTGCGGCTCCGGCAGGCCCGCAAGGCGCGGACCGCTTCCGGCAGCTGA
- a CDS encoding RNA polymerase sigma factor RpoD/SigA, with protein sequence MKHPRKSQETPDLQRTAAPPEPGTEGPGASGGEEAAPKKRRGRPPKSAAAAQQAPAEKKPRGRPRKNPAEKAPRKRATPTGKTAKARRPTEAEVVDAELVQAEPEEGEITPEIFGLDTEEAEAEVVEVEKRPAAVVPLPVETEVDEEEEEAETSIALSRTDPLARYMQEVSRHPVLSREEEHTLAVRYAQTGDLDAAYRLVASNLRLVVKIAYEYRRAAFNVLDLIQEGNVGLMNAVKKYDPYKGVKLSTYAAWWIRAYILRFVMDNWRMVKLGTTQAQRKLFFNLRKEQQKLAAEGFDAGPKLLAERLNVTEREVEEMDRRLGGDELSIDMPVSSDEGAASYGDRLSLPARAADDELGDAELKAMLREELEAFGKTLEGKDRFIFEKRMISDEPLTLQEIGDQFGISRERARQIEAKLVGKLRERMQERMPDFADLTPTDDD encoded by the coding sequence GTGAAGCACCCGCGCAAGTCCCAGGAGACGCCTGACCTGCAGCGGACTGCGGCTCCCCCGGAGCCCGGCACGGAAGGTCCCGGCGCGTCCGGTGGAGAAGAGGCGGCGCCGAAGAAGCGGCGCGGCAGGCCCCCGAAGAGCGCCGCCGCTGCACAGCAGGCGCCCGCCGAGAAGAAGCCCCGCGGCCGCCCCCGCAAGAACCCGGCGGAGAAGGCGCCACGCAAGCGGGCGACGCCGACCGGCAAGACGGCGAAGGCCCGCAGGCCCACCGAGGCCGAGGTGGTCGACGCGGAGCTCGTCCAGGCGGAGCCCGAGGAGGGGGAGATCACCCCCGAGATCTTCGGCCTCGACACAGAGGAAGCCGAAGCCGAGGTGGTCGAGGTCGAGAAGCGGCCCGCTGCAGTGGTGCCGCTGCCCGTCGAGACCGAGGTCGACGAGGAGGAGGAGGAGGCGGAGACCTCGATCGCCCTCTCCCGCACCGACCCGCTCGCGCGCTACATGCAGGAGGTCTCGCGCCACCCGGTCCTCTCCCGCGAGGAGGAGCACACCCTCGCGGTGCGCTACGCGCAGACCGGCGATCTCGACGCCGCCTACCGGCTCGTCGCCTCCAACCTCCGCCTCGTGGTGAAGATCGCCTACGAATACCGCCGCGCCGCCTTCAACGTCCTCGACCTGATCCAGGAGGGGAACGTTGGCCTGATGAACGCGGTGAAGAAATACGATCCCTACAAGGGCGTGAAGCTCTCCACCTACGCGGCCTGGTGGATCCGCGCCTACATCCTCCGCTTCGTCATGGACAACTGGCGGATGGTGAAGCTCGGGACCACGCAGGCGCAACGCAAGCTCTTCTTCAACCTGCGCAAGGAGCAGCAGAAGCTCGCCGCCGAAGGCTTCGACGCTGGGCCGAAGCTCCTCGCCGAGCGGCTCAACGTCACCGAGCGCGAGGTGGAGGAGATGGACCGGCGCCTCGGCGGCGACGAGCTCTCCATCGACATGCCGGTCTCCTCCGACGAGGGCGCCGCCAGCTACGGCGACAGGCTCTCGCTGCCCGCGCGTGCTGCCGACGACGAGCTCGGCGACGCGGAGCTGAAGGCGATGCTCCGCGAGGAGCTCGAGGCCTTCGGCAAGACCCTCGAGGGCAAGGACCGCTTCATCTTCGAGAAGCGGATGATCTCCGACGAGCCGCTCACGCTGCAGGAGATCGGCGACCAGTTCGGGATCAGCCGCGAGCGCGCCAGGCAGATCGAGGCGAAGCTGGTGGGCAAGCTCCGCGAGCGGATGCAGGAGCGGATGCCGGACTTCGCGGATCTGACGCCGACCGACGACGACTGA